The region CCTTAATTAATGTATTTCctctattttgatatttcatcgaaAGATACGCATATATCAATTTGAATTAGCTGCCAATTCGATAGTCTTACCTCATAATATCTACAGACATGTGGATCAGATTTATCGCCATCAATAGCTACAGCAGCCTTTTTGAGGAGtcttttaccattatctaaataACGGTCATAAGTCGAGCCGTTaaatcggccattttgatGAAGCATTTCTAATCCATGTTTGGCGTGTGTCTACAGAATACAAACATCATTACTCGTAAATATGCCTTCATCGTAGTCGAAAACGAGGATCTTAAACGGTACGTACCTTGATAAAAAGCGTGGCTTCTCTGGTGTTGGCGTGGCTCATTTCTACTATGTTGCCCCACGATAACAATGCAAATGgcttgaaaataatgaaattatttcgataaaattttgaaatcatgagGATGATTGCTCAACATCACCACGTACCCGTTCATGTGTGAGATTTCTGTTTGGGGTTATGACATGTCTGTATAAACATTTCTCAACTATTTTCCTGAATTTGTCAACTTCAATTGGATCGGCGCATGGATGATACAAGAATACAATAGCTCCATGCTGAAATACATGGCCATGCCAGTTATTGGCGGAATCGAGATTAAATTGAAACTTTTCCACGAGACTCGTCGAGTCTTTACAAACAATTAACGATCAACGTCGAAGGAAGATAAATGCACATCGCATCCTACCTCCAAAGAGTGTAACCAGCGTTGTCTTGGCATAAACACGTACTCGCCATAAACAGGCCAGTTTGGTCGGTGAGGCCCACTaaaatgaaagatgaaaaCCCTCAGACTTGTGCCGTGCATCATACTACATTTCCGTtgctgattttgaatttgtaaattttgattttgaacaaCAATTTTACTTACGCTGTTGGAATAACGGGATTGTAATTGATTGGACCAAATGGATAATTGCGAAAATGTTGCATACAAATGTGTTTCTGTAATAATTTGAAGGTAAATTGTTATTCAACCTAAACTTCATACTTTACCCGCCAATCAATAGAACCAGTTGAACGGAGGATGCAAATACACCCGATTGTTCGTGATAAGACAAATGTCGATGTTACATTTATGAAGGCGAGAAGGGAGTCACTTGAGACTATGCTGATTCGACCCTGAAGTTCAGTCGTTATTCGTAACGAGGTAAAACTGCAATTCCGCGGAACTTGAGCCAATTAATTTGACCAGTCATAGCGAACATTTACGCTCAGATACGATCGTAATAGATTCCCCAGTACTGCAGAGATTGGCAGGAAAACTAATTCATCAGCAACGCAACAGCGTGGCGACTATTGACAATTGATTTACTGCAAATTTCACTCAATAGTTGTTGAATGTAGGAAGTGAATTgatgaaagaaaattaaacACACAAAGTGGAACTGGACTTTCGGGAATAGGATGGCTCCTCCATTCAATggttatgtttatatactgaGATTAAAATACTAAGATTAGCAAACATCATaactttttcatatttcagttcaTAGACTTATTGACTATAATCGATCAAAGGGattacatttattttcattagattttaTCATATACTGGTAAATTGTCAATTACTTGCCTGCTCATTTAAAACATAactgaataaattgaattatgaaaatattagatttttttcgAGAATACGATCTAAAcctaattcaatcattcagATGAAAATGGGCTGTTCTGAACTGCCACGAAACTCTATTATATAAATTACGATGaaaatctttatcaataatccAATTAAATTTGCGTCAATTTGGTCGACAAAGACTCGAACATGACATACAAAACACATGACGCTTCGATATttttatgaatacaaattgagtGATATGACTTAACGACTTAACCCTCTTAAACCAACAGCCTGATGCGCAATATGAAGAGGAAAATATTTGCACGATCGTTTTTAAGTAAAACTTCAAACATGAAAACCTCTTATAATTTGCAATAAGATGATTATTGATGACTTGTCACCATAGTATAATGGAGAAGCAAGGGTTAACAACTACTCTTGGACAGCTCTTTGGTTTGCGCAGGTGTAGTCACGTAGGACGCCacattttttcaacttcaattCGTTCATACGAAATTCCCATAAATTGATTTCCAATAGAAGTCATGTATCAATCCAAGAGCTGGGAAAATCATTGTTAAATCATACATAGACCATGGTCTAGCAGTGTTATACCTACCGGAGGAGGCTTTcgcacattttcatatttcgtatATTTTGGATCTAGTGCCtgaaagaaaaatcattcacTCGATATTTTAGTACGTATGTAAACAGGCACAGAGGCACATTCCCAGTCAGTTCTCCAGGCGTTATCAAATCGGTCAACAATTTAGGTGTAGAAAAGTGTACCAAGAAAAGTACTATGAGAAGTCATCGAGATATCGCTGGGCGTTGCCGCCTAGAAGGTGTACGCCAGACAAAGACTGAGAGCGAAAAACCCAGAAAACCGCGGGAATTTAGTCCCTTCAAGTGAAACTGCTTTTTTTAGTGAATCGAGTAGAACATTTTTCGTATATGAATTGGCTTTGTTTATTAATTATTCTTACCCCGTTTGGCTTGAAGGTGTGTTTTCTATCGCATTTATAGTCCTTTTTATCACCATTCCAGTCGATACCGTTAGGGTCCTATCAACAATGACAATTAACATCAATGTGACGACGTGTGTATTTATAGTGATACGATTAGAcaactttcaaaaacaaataaaaataccTCTAAGTTGTCACATGTGCCTACTGTTCCCATCAACATTCTCCCATGTGAATCACTCATTCCACCATCATTATTGGCTCTTTTATTGACATCTTGTTGTAATTCGTTGATAGCATCAGCTAATTTATCTGACACAGTTATAGATGGAATACATAGGACCGTGACTAGACACAGTAACATCCCAGACGATGTAATCGTCACAAATCTCATACTACTATTTACAAGTATTTCCCCTTTCAGCGTGTTTctctaaaatgaaaatcagcgAGATTGAAATCATATCAGGCTTACATGTTCGATACGGGTCAGTGTCTTATGGGCCGAGTTGTCAAAATGCACAATACACAACAACTGAAGCGTACGAGGCTAGGCGATGTTAGAGATATAGTCCAAAGACTGTGGGTGCAGAAGGATCGTGAAGATATATCATTTCCTTACACTCAGTTTGAATGTCAAGCAAGAGTTGATAAAAAAACTCCGAAAAATGACATACGCATTTTTCCAGCTGAGAATGAACAatcaaaatgatattcataCCACTCGGCTCACAGTGATGGTATTGTGGCTTAGAGGCCCTGGAATTTATTGAGCGGAAATATCAAGATGACTATCGTCAAACTGCAATAAAACTATTTGTCGAGTAGCAATAGATTGAACCGAGCAAGTGACAGAGATGAGAGGGAGTGATAGTTAGAGAGCCCTATCTATTAACGAACTCCCACAGGAGGTTAATCAAAATAACATCGGGGATAGAGTAGGGATATCCCGACATACGTGTAAGAACAGATATAGTATTACCAGGCATTGATAAAACCTGCTACTGGGAGCTGTTTGGTGGAGATATTCCAGGGTAACTGAGAAACTATGATAAGTTATCGGTGTCCAGAAAAAATGACAACCTCCCAACAGAGTTTTGAGGGAATTCTAAGAAATCGAAATGGATACCGGTATGCGCGATTATCCGTGGCTGCATCCAGTCACTCGagcaacaaaattcatcatcCGATTTGAATAGACTCTATCTTAGAAATTATCGTTCTTTTTGATTGCTACTGGTTACATGAAAACCTAGAAAACCTTCAACACGCAAAAACAGATTATTCCACATTTTTTCACATcaaattcaatgttctatGTAAAATTTATACTAATAATCATCAATAAATGGATCAATTACAGCTGATCGTATGTGACATCTGAATAAATGCTCTTGATGTGACTAAGTCAATAATAGACGATAATGATGTCAATGGCAATTCAGAGATCTATCTTCATGCGATTTAAAACATGCAAATCCCTAACATCTCGCAGACAAAATTACGCTTGACTGACACGGAGATGTGACGTCGGAAAAGTacgttattttctttttcaattaatttcgaTCTACaccagatatatatatatatatatatatatatatatatatatatatatatatatatatatatatatatatatatatatatatatatatatatatatatatatatatatatatatatatatatatatatatatatatatatatatatatatatatatatatatatatatattatattttgctAGATCAAGTTCTATAGTTCTGTGTTAGAATTGAATCtacagttaaaacattgaaaataagcTGATTTCAACTAGGAGTTCGCTCGACAGTAACTCATAACGGTAGAAACGTAGAATCCTATCGACAAGAAGAGCCGAATGTGTCTTATCGGTATATGGCCAGAATGGATAAATCTCCACCGGTGTCATGACGTCACTTCGTCTGCTGTTGTGGTTGTATTCCCGACAGTTAATCCGTTGATAAgcacaacaacaaaaaaatctAACCACCACGTGACACCTGATATGAGACTGGTTTCTAAGGTAACGGCTGTAAAAGGTGCATTTTATACGGAATAACCGGAACTGATACACTCCCTGGTGTATTCAAACGATTCCATATTCAACAAAGAGAAATGTTGTTATATATACGAAAATTTGATCAAATCATAAGATTAATTGTATATTTTACACGTAAGAGTGCTTCATCCTTTCGTTTCGATACCCTCATCAGAATACAATTTATCGCACAGCTTGTTATAACGTTCAAAATGTCGTGTCATTCATATTTGGAGCTATACCTGAGTTACATTTAAGAGAGTAACCAGCTGGCTTAAGTGCCGGACCTTTCATCGCGCAGAACTTTTTAAGTTATAATCAATCTTATGATCAATTCTTTTAGCACAAAATTATGTATTATTATAGCGCGCACATTTTACTATTTAAACAGCTTTTGAATGTAATCGATATCACTATTAGAATGACTTTGTGACCACGTGCTTAATACGGTGCACAGATGTTTTAACTGCCCCCACGATATTATCATGAAAATAgcgtacatgtatacatacgCACAAGAATGGCTGATTAGTTTCATGTTAAAAATGTATCGCTTATCAGCATCTTTTACTAGtaattattcatgattttATCACAAGATGAAAcagaattcattaattcagatCAGAACGAGCGAATAATGGAAATAGAACGGTCGAATTTGAAAAGCAGCCTCAGTACGTTCATATCATCGCGAGACATATCAGTGAAAGtttcaaataacaatattcCATCAATTCCCCGTAGTATTGGATTAGGAATCAACAAGTAGCAAGAAGCCCTTCGGGGCAGACGGATTCATGTAGATATCATTCAATAACGGTTACCATGTTAGCCGTATCATTAGCATAATTCAGTATAAACCCCATCGTCCGAATAGTACATGAAATTAGACAATTATTCCACGTATATACTGTAGTCGAGAATAGCCGGTAATTAAAAGAGTTATTAGTGTTTATCACTACTAACTTCCAATCTGAACTGTTCTTGGTCaaatcaacatttttcatGGGCGTCAGGTTATTTTTACGGTTGTTATTCACATTCGAAATTTCGAATTATCATTAATCTGATATAGAAGCCCTTGTGAGATTCCGAGGTCTTGATTTCCATAGACAAGACGAGACTGCGGTTCCTATCAGCAAAATCGAGCGTTGATTATTTCTACGAAACGTCGTATAAAcaatcattttttcatataccgTGCAGAAGAAGTTCTGAAGTGTTGCatgtattcatttcaaaagtaTTTGTCTGTCGAATGGACCGCAAAAAAACCACggaaaatataaacattaattccAAAGTAATACATTAAAATACATATTGGTAAATTATTATCAGGATAACGTGTATACCGACACGCGCCGTGGTTCGGATCAAACACCTGTTGATATATCAATACTCATGAATACCGACCCCGCTGGTAAACCCAAAACAAACGATGTTACTGGTGTGATAACATTTCGCCACATGATTACCGGTTATATGTCTTACGAAATCAGAGGACAACTAAAATCAAACTTCACTGTTAATCCTTTTCATCGGAATACTTCTTTTGATTAATCAAAAGAAATTCCGTAAAATTCCGTTATTctgaaattcaaagaaacccaTTGTGTAATCGCTCGCTATACGAACTTTCAGAAAGAATGTTTTGGATCCCAGACCATCTGGTTTGAACTTCTTAACTGAATCTGGTCAATCATTTCAAGAAATTTGGTTATGAAAAAAAAGTGATTATTTCATTCGTGCCAGCTGTTGTGATAAGTCGAAGGAGAGTTTTGAGACTGATAAGAAGATTAACTTACCGTATGCAGCTTACTTACGTCCAGTGCTGAGTCATGAAAACATGTCCTGTACTATTGTCTGCTTGTGAAGCAGCAGATGTACTACTGTCAACTGTCATCGAGCTCGGATACACAACACTCTACCGCAGTTACACTGATCGTCTGTAGAGGGCATTTCATAAAACATGAGTAGCCTCCTGTTCGTTCACCAGTCTCTCCTCGTCTTCAAATTTATTGGATTTTAATTTTCGTCTTTTACGACACGAATAGAGACAAGCTCATCGAAAAAATAACTAACACTTAAGAaatattagataaagtaaaaacccacaataaaatgAGAATGAGAATTAAGATGAGATTACTCATTTCATCCTATGTTgttgttaaaatcatttaccGTCCGACAAAGCACGGTTCGAGCTTCACGCTCTTTGTGTAATGTAAAACTGAGTTATTCATCTTATTATGTACAAATATTCGTTAAATAAACTACTTTatatacaaaaaaataaaatgagaaaaGAAAACTAGAAATAATCTGACGTTTCGGCTTagattctatgagccatttccAAAATTTAATTCATTGACCAGTTAAAACAATACAGATAACATAAAGAAATGTTGTTTAACTAGGTTTATCTTTTCAAGATTATTGTTTTTCGTATACTTTTAACTAAGAGTACTGCCCCATGCTCGTCGGATTGCGCCGAGCCGCAGCGGCCGATTCTAAATCTGTAATTTCTCAACGCACAACCGAATGTCGTTTGAGTTTGAAGCACGATGTATCAACCTAACGATAAAAATCAATCTTATCAAAGGCATGATTTTTTCCTACCATAAAACAGTCAGAACACACGACAACCACTCGGAAAACTCCAAACAACGGGTACTTGCTAGTCAGCCCTAAAGTATCGCCACCTAGCGAGGATTCCCTCTATAGTGTAAGGATTCCCCGTGCAGCCATTGGCAACGGATAAACTATAATACTACgcaattttaaagaaaatgtgCTTAAAATGGATTTTAAAACAACCTGGATCAATTTCTAATTAGTAaacgaaaatgaatgaattaacaGTGCTTTCATATCCATTGTCACTAATATCTGTTCATCTGTAGACCATGTTTTGACCTGGAATTTCTACacaaaaaaatctattttcgtTCGACCTGCTgaaaaatttgacaaaatggcaGCCAGCACTAAGCAGCCTTTCAACTATTACACAACTGGGAAATATGGCACCCTCCCTCAGAAAGACACTGAGGTGTCGCAAGATATGCACCTTAAGATGTCAAAGAAAATTGCCCAGCTCACAAAGGTAACCGGATTGTTGAAGCTggagtttttgttttgttatgATTGATGATAGCCTAAAATACCTAGGAATGTTTGATTCTTGTATTTATCTTTACGTCTGTGTCATTTTCAGGTTATTTATGCTTTAAACACAAAAAACGACGAACACGAagcaataattcaaaacatcAAAGAACAAAACGAGGaacaaatacaaaaaatattaGCGGAAACGAAAACTAAACTGGAACAATATCGAAGCAAAATCGGAAACGATGTCGAACAAAAACGTAAAATACAATCGCTACGGGATGCGGTCGAGGAATACGAGAGACAGAAGAATCTCGCGCTCGGCGACTTCGAACGTTTCAAAAAGAACGTCGAAACTCGCGAACACGATATCAAAACCGAACACACGCAGAAAATCATTTCACTATCGAAAGAAATCGCGACGATCAAACGAGATTACGAGGAACAACTGACGCGATTCGAGAGTTTACGAATACAGTTCAACGCAGATAAACAATCGATTATCGAAGATATGAAAAACGCTCATAAATTAAAAATCGACGAACTGCTTAAAACTCAACAGGGACAGCAGACGGATTTAGAATCTGAGCGTCTTAAAATAGAACGAGAATATAACGAACGGTTACAAAAATTACAGGACGATTTCGATAAATTAACGGCGGAAAAATCTCGGCTTATCGAGGATTACGACGGGAAATTAAACAAAGCGCAAGCATTTTACGAGAAAGAGTTACAAGCGTTGAGAGATTCGCAAAGTAAAGCCGGTGACGAGCAGATTAGAGTGTTACGCGGGGAAAACGATAAACTGCGAAAAGATTACGCGTTTTTagaaaacgaaaataaaaaacgCATCGACGATTTGTTACAGCAGATTGTTACGGCTGAAGATGAGGTCGAAAAGTATAAACGGgaattagagaaagtgaagAAGGAATTCGAAGAAAAAGATTCGAATTCGAGAAATATCAGCAGACAGGTTGGTATTAGACCAGGCTCACTAGTAGTCTTAGTTCAAAATACAGTGAACTCCCGATAATCCACTCTCCATTTATCCATCACTCCCAGCTACTGCCAAGTAAAAGCTTAGTCCTGGGTCAATCAATGCTTTCAGCTTCCAATATTCTGCCAAATTCCATATCCACCATCTGCCACATAAAGATTCTTAACAAATCTTGTAataatagttcattttcgttAGATAATCCGCCAATGAAAATGTCTAACAAATGTagtattgaaatacaaattaaaagtagtaatgaagtAAAAATACATCTTAAATAATAGAACAAACTTCTCACTACCTCTTATGTGAAAGGCAGAGTTCAATAGAACGGTTAATACCTTTATAGAAAACAGCTTAATGATAAAAGTGAATATGTTTTGAGTAATTTCGGGTGTCTTGAATAAAATggaaatttcttaaattctcttaaaTCCTTCACCCTCAATTATGCACCGAAATCACAGAATTCCTGATAGTGATGGATAACTGGGAGTTGACTGTATTTGGTCGATGTTTAATAATCTTGATCGATGTTTGGGATTTTTTTATAGTTATACGAAGTGAAGAATGAATTAGTGGAAACTTTAGGTCGTCTTCAGTTGACGGAAACCGATCTATCATCATCGCGATTAAGAGTTGAAGAACAGGCAGAAGAACTGCTCAAACGATCCAGTAAGCAGAACTTTATTCTAAAGCTTTCATCGATCTGTAACTTCTCGTATTAtgaaatatctcaaataaTTGCAGCAAATATCGGTGAACTGGAAGCAACTCGTCTTCAACACGAGGCAACGATTAAAGATTTACGAATGGAAGTTGATAGACTGCGCGGTAAATTATCACATCTCGAAAAAGAGAAGGGATCAATAGAATCACAGAGTCAGTCTCATCAACATGAAACTAACAATAAAATCCGCACTTTAGAAAGGGTAAAGTATCATacttttgaattgatttgtaTAATTTTCCACCGAAGTTTGATTAGAATTCTGATTTTAATTTCCTGACATCGTTTATTAGTTATTGGAAGATCTACAAGTTGAGAAAAAAACAATGCAAGAGAAATTTGAGAGAGAAATTGTGAATCTGGAACAGAAATCTAAACAGAAAGAGAGTCAATTAATAGAATCGCATGCCACGGCCTTCTCTAAATTGCGAACACAAAATCAATCTGAGTATGACGagttaaagaaaaataaagatgaGGAGAttgcaaaaattaaaagagtGAGTATAGAAATAGTAGAAAAGTCCACGCATATCAGGATTACATCTCAGTAAAGACCACAAAcgatgattattttcataaatcttGTAGGAATTGGAAGCGATGTTgaataataattctgaaaaattccgcgAAGATTACGAATCGCAGCAAGCAGAattaattagaattaaaaatgagTTCAATAATCAACTACAAAAAGCCAATGATGAGGTGAGCTTTAAACCAGTACACAAATATCCAAGTAGAAACTGAACAATATCATACAATATGGTTATTCTTTTAAAAGATTTCAAGATTGGAGAAATTGATATCTGAAAGGGAACAAGGCCTCGGTTCAGCTTCTAGTGAGATCGAAACTCTAAAGAATACATcggaaaaattaaagaaagaactagaatcaacaaaaaatgatCTGAAATCAATCACCGACGAGTCTGTTATAACTAAGGTTTGTATATGTTATCTATTCTCTCGTCTGTAATTATTGTGTATAATCGAGTTTGGAATGTGCAACATTTGTAATTTTTAGGACGAGTTGCAGAAATTAAGACGTTTACACGAAGAAAAACTGCGAGAAGCAGCAGAAATGCTAGAAAAACGTGTCAAAGATATCTCTACGGGAAAAGATGAAGATTGGGCAAACAGAATAAGGTAATTATTGCTTCAATCAGAAAttcgaaaatatgaatttttgagggtaattttcataattgtttattatcTATAGAGAGGAATGTGGTCGAATCAAACAGCAGGTGACAACAGAGAAAGAAACAGAGCGCCGTCTAgctttagaacagttaactaAACAGAAAGATGAAGAGATGAATGCGGCTAGAGACGGCTGGCAAAGTAAAATCAATGAACTATTAGAACAGGTACAAATCATCTCAAATATCAGCAGAATTCATTGTTCATTTGTCGATTTATCTCGAAAATTGAGATTGACtatcaatcaattttcagatATCTCGATTAAAATCGAATATAAGAACGAAAGAAGATCAATCGTCTTCAATGATGGATAAACTCAGAAAAGAAGCCGAGGATGAAAATCGTCGGTTACGCAACGAGATGCTGGAAGCTGCAGATGAATACGCTAAGAATATAACTCGGATGAAACAAATGCATGAAGAGGAAATAAAGAAAGTTACAGACCAAAAGATGCAAGATTTGATTGTAAGTTTTACCATGTGTTCGTATCATGATCTCCTGTGAATACGGTGTATTTGATCATTTGAAGTTTCCTTCTTTTTTAGGATTTGGAAGAAAATCTGAAGAGAAAACATATTGAAGACATGCAGTGCCAGATGACTGCTCACAAATCTACAGTCGATAGTTTGAAAAAACAAGCTGaacaacaattaaaactaGAGCTTGAAGATTTAaccgaaaaaaccaaaaaagataTTGGTAAATATACTTTAAATACAAGGACCTCGCTTAAGAAAAATATGGTAGTGATTCGATGAAATggtttttgattttctagaGCGATTACAAATTGAACTGAGACATAAACATTCTATTGAAATTGAGCAATACAGCAGAGCgcatcaaaatcaaatgtcAGCAGCGAGATTAGAATTAGACAGAGCTTTAGAGATTGCTAAACAAAAGGTAAACTTAATGAACGAAACATATgacctttagaaaaagaaCTCAAGCCGCGTTCACGCTATCGCTAGTTAGTCCATTCTGATTAAGCCAACACCTGGAAGGGACCAATTTAAAAAAGACCATATCAATGCTGTGATTGACAGGCAATTAAAGCCAAGTTTCTGTTCACTTTCAATGAATATCGCGTTTATTTGGTGGTTATTTCAGGAAACGCAATACAGTTTACAAGTAGATGAACTTCAGGATGATATCAGACACCgagaaaaacacatttcgaCATTAGAAACAGAACTGAACAAACTACAATTAGACATTGATGAATTAGCAAAAGAGCTCGACCATAAAGGCaaagaaatattgaaagttaGAAGTGATGCAAATCAGCAAATCAGGTAAGATTTCATTGAGGAAAGATCATAGGCCACTGATTTATTACAACGTGGCTTTATATCAAATGATGTGTTATTCAGAACACGCGAGGAACAGATGAAAAATCAGCATACACAGGAGGTAGAGAAACTGATAGATGAACATACATCGCAGAGTGAGGCCATGCTGGTCGAGTTTAACTCTGCACAAGAACTTCTGAAAGTAAAGATTGAAGAATATAAATTCCTGTAAGTCTGTCTGCAATTCGTGCTTCAATTTCACTGAATATCGGTAACAATTTCTCCTATTGATTTGTCTTCTATTTCACTGGTTAAGGTTGGAAGAAGCTGAAGAAAGATTCAGAAATCGTGAATCGCGCCCGGAAGATTTAGAACTCATCGAACAATTGAGAGCTGCTTTACAAGATAAAGAAATGGCCATGAAGAAACTACTAGTAAGTGTTTAAGACCCCGGTTACTCTTAGGCACCTGCTGAACATGATCAATGTACAGGTAGTATAGATGAAATGATCTGTTTTTCAGGATGATAAGAAATATTATCAGATGGAGTTAGTCAATAGAGAAACCAACTTCAACAAAGTGTTCAGTACAGCACCTAATGTTGGAGTCATGAATCCACTTGTAAAGGTTTGTATGAGATAAATCACTAAATCAGTAGTAAAAGCCACTCTGCTTTAGATACAAAAACATTAGTTctacatattttcttttagCCAAAGAAGTATAAGAAGAACCAGAGTGCCACCAGTCTTACTAACGGAAAGCTGGATCCATTACCGGGATCGCCATTCCACGAAGAAAAACTGAATCCTGCTAGACCTCTTCCCCCTCATAAAAAATTCCTAAAATAAAAGCAATTCAGTGTTCAAGAATCAAAGGAAATATCTTAATACAGTACGAGCCGTCTGGAGGATACAGATAGAAATGTGGCCTTTTCACTTGTAAATTGTAGGGATAACTAATGTATGTTGATTGAACAAGTATTAATTgatgtattgaaatatctaatactTGAACACATATAAAATTGCGAGATGCTGTgagattttcttaaaataaatatgtaaataaacaCATACGTATTTTAATCCACTCTCGGTATGTAAACTGATTAGAATTTAGAGAATCCTATAATTGTTTTATCAGTTTCCTGTAGAATACTCGTGTTAACTTTACTGTCAGTTTTTCCTCCCTATTAGATTGTCTATGGTGCTATAACCAAACCCTACTATGTACTTAGAAATCTCTCCGTCCATGTCAGAATGAACTGTATCGTACAATAACCATATATTTTTACAAATGTTAGTGAATAAAGTAAATAAAACCTGTTTATATTCTACATCGTCTCATCTCGTTATCTTTGATGGTTGGTAGGATCAGAAACTATTACGAATGAAAAGGATTTTTGAAGGAgaaaatttgttattattttatttattacattaCGTAGTAATATATGCCATCATATATAGAAAACAATTATCGATTATTAGCAATCATAAATACAGTAGTTCctttagaaataatttcaacgaTTCATCAGTCGAACTGTAAATTAACGGGAGATATTCTATTGATAGGTGTTGTAGTTCTCTCAAAGCTCGACTGTTCACGTTCCGGAGGAAATGATCTCAT is a window of Tubulanus polymorphus chromosome 2, tnTubPoly1.2, whole genome shotgun sequence DNA encoding:
- the LOC141899402 gene encoding uncharacterized protein LOC141899402; this encodes MRFVTITSSGMLLCLVTVLCIPSITVSDKLADAINELQQDVNKRANNDGGMSDSHGRMLMGTVGTCDNLEDPNGIDWNGDKKDYKCDRKHTFKPNGALDPKYTKYENVRKPPPKHICMQHFRNYPFGPINYNPVIPTAGPHRPNWPVYGEYVFMPRQRWLHSLEHGAIVFLYHPCADPIEVDKFRKIVEKCLYRHVITPNRNLTHERPFALLSWGNIVEMSHANTREATLFIKTHAKHGLEMLHQNGRFNGSTYDRYLDNGKRLLKKAAVAIDGDKSDPHVCRYYESLSGSK
- the LOC141900415 gene encoding protein FAM184A-like, with the protein product MAASTKQPFNYYTTGKYGTLPQKDTEVSQDMHLKMSKKIAQLTKVIYALNTKNDEHEAIIQNIKEQNEEQIQKILAETKTKLEQYRSKIGNDVEQKRKIQSLRDAVEEYERQKNLALGDFERFKKNVETREHDIKTEHTQKIISLSKEIATIKRDYEEQLTRFESLRIQFNADKQSIIEDMKNAHKLKIDELLKTQQGQQTDLESERLKIEREYNERLQKLQDDFDKLTAEKSRLIEDYDGKLNKAQAFYEKELQALRDSQSKAGDEQIRVLRGENDKLRKDYAFLENENKKRIDDLLQQIVTAEDEVEKYKRELEKVKKEFEEKDSNSRNISRQLYEVKNELVETLGRLQLTETDLSSSRLRVEEQAEELLKRSTNIGELEATRLQHEATIKDLRMEVDRLRGKLSHLEKEKGSIESQSQSHQHETNNKIRTLERLLEDLQVEKKTMQEKFEREIVNLEQKSKQKESQLIESHATAFSKLRTQNQSEYDELKKNKDEEIAKIKRELEAMLNNNSEKFREDYESQQAELIRIKNEFNNQLQKANDEISRLEKLISEREQGLGSASSEIETLKNTSEKLKKELESTKNDLKSITDESVITKDELQKLRRLHEEKLREAAEMLEKRVKDISTGKDEDWANRIREECGRIKQQVTTEKETERRLALEQLTKQKDEEMNAARDGWQSKINELLEQISRLKSNIRTKEDQSSSMMDKLRKEAEDENRRLRNEMLEAADEYAKNITRMKQMHEEEIKKVTDQKMQDLIDLEENLKRKHIEDMQCQMTAHKSTVDSLKKQAEQQLKLELEDLTEKTKKDIERLQIELRHKHSIEIEQYSRAHQNQMSAARLELDRALEIAKQKETQYSLQVDELQDDIRHREKHISTLETELNKLQLDIDELAKELDHKGKEILKVRSDANQQIRTREEQMKNQHTQEVEKLIDEHTSQSEAMLVEFNSAQELLKVKIEEYKFLLEEAEERFRNRESRPEDLELIEQLRAALQDKEMAMKKLLDDKKYYQMELVNRETNFNKVFSTAPNVGVMNPLVKPKKYKKNQSATSLTNGKLDPLPGSPFHEEKLNPARPLPPHKKFLK